The following proteins are co-located in the Candidatus Nanosynbacter sp. HMT-352 genome:
- a CDS encoding YtxH domain-containing protein — MKKVLAIIGAVAAGFTAGILTAPKSGKETRKDLKDKAVKMKADTEKVACKATAAAKDSVDSLKAGSQKVGDAVVETAKDVKGNVEKRFK, encoded by the coding sequence ATGAAAAAAGTTTTAGCAATTATCGGAGCAGTAGCAGCAGGTTTTACAGCTGGAATTTTAACTGCACCAAAGAGCGGCAAGGAAACAAGGAAAGACTTGAAGGATAAAGCTGTAAAAATGAAAGCCGACACTGAAAAAGTAGCTTGCAAAGCGACTGCCGCAGCAAAAGACAGTGTAGACTCATTGAAAGCTGGCTCTCAGAAAGTTGGAGACGCTGTAGTAGAAACCGCAAAAGACGTTAAGGGTAACGTCGAAAAACGTTTCAAGTAA
- a CDS encoding dihydrolipoyl dehydrogenase family protein, which yields MSQKPTFDYDYIVIGSGAGGSPAASILANAGKKVAVVEKSTFGGESPNWGDVPTGFLTHALNVYQTAKDAAKFGLRTNSVGYNYPSLLSWKDKVVKRTGAGGNRYYYEKQGISVFAGNAHFLSPNEIAINRRHLSARKFLIATGSDWQIPEIPGLSAVSYHTPKTIFSLKRPPKTMFIVGAGATALELAHIFSTLGTKVYVAEKSSRILSTFDPEVSTLVTNDAKNRNISILARTKIIAIQKSSIQKRVTFLQGRIEKSVRVDEIVIADQQLPAMDLGLENAGVKYTENGILVNSYLQTSARHIFAAGNVTDANIQTHTALAQSRIAAHNLLHNNKIKFNDSPRLQVAFTQPEIAQIGMNEYDCKAKGISAKIAIVPLTTTVRSNITDQRIGFVKLIVDKKRVVVGGTIVGPHASDMAAELALAVRHKITSEELASTPHCFTSWSEAVRIAAGKLL from the coding sequence ATGTCGCAAAAACCAACTTTTGACTATGACTATATCGTAATTGGTAGTGGCGCTGGCGGTTCACCCGCAGCCAGCATACTAGCAAATGCCGGAAAAAAAGTTGCTGTTGTAGAAAAATCAACATTCGGCGGGGAATCACCAAACTGGGGAGATGTACCAACTGGATTCTTAACTCACGCTCTTAATGTTTATCAAACAGCAAAAGATGCCGCTAAATTTGGACTGCGCACTAACTCGGTTGGGTATAATTACCCCTCTCTGCTCTCCTGGAAAGACAAAGTTGTAAAGAGAACTGGAGCTGGCGGCAATCGCTATTATTACGAAAAGCAAGGCATTAGTGTTTTTGCTGGCAATGCACATTTCTTGAGTCCGAATGAAATAGCCATCAATCGCAGACATTTGTCCGCTCGCAAATTTCTCATTGCAACTGGATCTGATTGGCAAATTCCAGAAATACCTGGGTTAAGCGCCGTTTCTTACCACACTCCAAAAACTATTTTTAGCTTAAAGCGCCCACCAAAAACCATGTTTATTGTTGGCGCGGGAGCTACGGCACTAGAATTGGCGCACATCTTCTCCACCCTGGGAACAAAAGTTTACGTAGCAGAGAAATCGTCCAGAATATTATCAACATTTGACCCAGAAGTCAGCACTTTGGTTACGAATGACGCAAAAAATCGCAATATTTCAATCTTAGCTCGTACTAAGATTATCGCTATTCAAAAATCGTCTATACAAAAACGTGTCACTTTTCTGCAAGGGCGAATAGAAAAATCTGTGCGCGTTGATGAGATTGTAATTGCCGACCAACAATTGCCCGCAATGGATTTAGGCTTAGAGAACGCTGGCGTAAAATATACCGAAAATGGCATTTTGGTTAATTCTTACCTGCAAACTTCCGCTCGGCATATTTTTGCCGCAGGAAATGTAACTGACGCCAATATCCAAACCCACACAGCTTTGGCGCAGAGTCGTATTGCGGCTCATAATTTGCTACATAATAATAAGATTAAATTCAATGATTCCCCACGCCTACAAGTTGCATTTACTCAGCCAGAAATAGCTCAAATTGGAATGAATGAATACGATTGTAAGGCGAAAGGAATAAGCGCAAAAATAGCAATTGTTCCGCTCACGACTACCGTACGCAGCAATATTACCGACCAGCGAATAGGTTTTGTGAAATTGATCGTTGACAAGAAGCGAGTTGTCGTAGGCGGAACGATTGTCGGACCACACGCTAGCGATATGGCTGCCGAGTTAGCCCTAGCTGTTCGGCATAAAATTACCAGCGAAGAACTAGCGTCCACGCCGCATTGTTTTACTTCTTGGTCAGAAGCCGTGCGAATTGCCGCCGGAAAACTTCTATAA
- the trmB gene encoding tRNA (guanosine(46)-N7)-methyltransferase TrmB, whose amino-acid sequence MSFVDPNQFIITRKRKKYKFALFHNSPLCFEFDEWIERKVDCLEIGAGTGLFSVELALRHPEKTFLAIDVKGDRLQKGAKIAEEKGLENVFFVRARADQIDQLVKQSSLEQIWVTFPDPFPRKHSAGRRLTHPNFLKKYSSLLAPDGSLLIKHDDHNFFCWSLEQLVSEKWQIKELSFDLHESALSDEYKIMTTYEQRWIGEGKTINFVRVTR is encoded by the coding sequence ATGAGTTTTGTCGATCCGAATCAATTTATTATCACTAGAAAACGTAAGAAGTATAAATTCGCTTTATTCCATAATTCGCCTCTATGCTTTGAATTTGACGAGTGGATAGAGCGGAAAGTTGATTGTTTGGAAATCGGTGCTGGAACTGGACTATTCAGCGTGGAGCTTGCACTGCGTCATCCTGAAAAGACGTTTTTAGCAATTGACGTGAAAGGTGATCGATTACAAAAGGGCGCGAAAATTGCTGAAGAAAAAGGGCTGGAGAATGTGTTTTTTGTTCGAGCGCGGGCTGATCAAATAGACCAATTAGTGAAGCAGAGTTCTTTGGAGCAAATTTGGGTAACATTTCCTGATCCGTTCCCAAGGAAGCATAGCGCTGGGCGCCGCTTGACTCATCCTAATTTTTTGAAGAAGTATTCTTCATTGTTGGCACCGGACGGATCTTTGTTGATTAAACACGACGACCACAATTTTTTCTGCTGGAGCTTGGAGCAATTAGTGTCAGAAAAATGGCAAATTAAGGAGCTGAGTTTTGACCTCCACGAATCCGCGCTAAGTGACGAATATAAAATAATGACGACTTATGAACAAAGGTGGATTGGCGAAGGAAAAACTATTAATTTCGTAAGAGTTACGCGCTAA
- a CDS encoding nucleoside triphosphate pyrophosphohydrolase family protein — MQFNDYSTKAISTLTDKDSHKYGDVDAILMAQILGLSGESGEVMEKFKKILRDKNGEISDEDRDAVIKELGDVLWYVNSIAHLLGCSLEEVARRNNNKLLSRQSRGKIHGSGDDR; from the coding sequence ATGCAATTTAACGATTATTCAACGAAAGCAATTTCTACTTTAACAGATAAAGATTCCCATAAATATGGTGATGTTGACGCGATATTGATGGCACAGATATTGGGCTTAAGTGGCGAATCTGGCGAAGTTATGGAGAAGTTTAAGAAAATTCTGCGTGATAAAAATGGGGAAATTTCAGATGAAGATCGTGACGCGGTAATAAAAGAACTCGGTGACGTGTTATGGTATGTCAATTCTATAGCACATTTGCTTGGTTGTAGCTTGGAAGAAGTGGCTCGCAGAAATAATAATAAACTGCTCAGTCGCCAGAGTCGGGGGAAGATTCACGGCAGCGGCGATGATCGCTAG
- a CDS encoding mechanosensitive ion channel family protein: MDKLIKQFLDSSTLGQWLHGNNLGWLISERIIDTVSIIIGSVFVYFLGKYLLSWTIHYSIRSTAKHRSWHRKDIEKREKTLIQLTRSFWQIIIIFYVAAIVANKLFLFDLSPLFASAGIIGVALGFGAQSLVKDFLSGIFIIAENQYRVGDVVDVMGAAGTVERVGTRTTVIRDSEGNVHYVPNGTIQHVINKTMGYSMSRFSIYIDPSSDISAVTDIINATGQELAKEKAWQKKIIDPPKFVSVGDITGRGTELIIAGKTQPSDQWSVTSEMRHRLLQNFDREGVLLATLPTPTSMTRR; this comes from the coding sequence ATGGATAAGCTTATAAAACAGTTTTTGGATTCTTCTACGTTAGGTCAATGGCTGCATGGCAACAACCTTGGCTGGCTAATTAGTGAACGCATTATCGACACAGTCAGCATTATTATTGGCTCTGTTTTTGTTTATTTTCTGGGGAAATATTTATTATCTTGGACTATACATTATTCTATACGCTCCACCGCCAAACATCGTTCCTGGCACCGTAAAGACATAGAAAAGCGCGAAAAAACTCTCATCCAATTAACTCGCAGTTTCTGGCAAATTATTATAATTTTCTATGTCGCCGCAATTGTCGCCAATAAACTATTCCTATTTGATTTATCGCCGCTATTCGCTAGTGCTGGTATAATCGGTGTGGCGTTAGGATTTGGCGCTCAATCGCTCGTTAAGGACTTCTTGTCTGGTATTTTCATCATCGCCGAAAATCAATATCGTGTTGGCGATGTCGTTGACGTAATGGGAGCTGCTGGAACCGTCGAAAGAGTTGGTACTCGCACTACTGTTATACGAGATTCCGAGGGTAATGTTCATTATGTTCCAAATGGTACGATCCAGCACGTTATCAATAAAACTATGGGCTATAGCATGTCGCGATTCAGCATTTATATCGACCCAAGTTCTGACATTTCTGCAGTTACAGACATCATTAACGCCACTGGTCAAGAATTGGCTAAAGAAAAGGCTTGGCAAAAGAAAATTATCGATCCGCCTAAATTCGTTTCCGTTGGTGATATTACTGGACGAGGAACAGAATTGATCATTGCCGGAAAAACTCAGCCATCCGATCAGTGGTCTGTTACCTCTGAAATGCGACATCGATTACTACAAAACTTTGATCGCGAAGGAGTTCTTTTGGCGACTCTGCCGACCCCAACCTCAATGACCAGAAGATAA
- the tilS gene encoding tRNA lysidine(34) synthetase TilS, with translation MRYIIAVSGGIDSVVLLDLMSRTEKDLVVAHFDHGIREDSASDARFVEALADRYKIQFVCRREKLGADASEELARQRRYEFLRGVATDFDGVIVTAHHRDDIIETVAMNLKRGSRWRGLAGMSDSQIVRPMNGWTKQRIYEYAIRQKLEWCEDETNQSDLYQRNKFRRKINRELDEYQRLGVYEAWRKQRELRGKIEQEIEKFDGEVLSRYFLTMIDDNVAQELLYYYVLRHYDVSLLGSQLERMLIAVKTGKAGSCWQVGGGIVMKLALRSVIIKRV, from the coding sequence GTGAGATATATTATCGCAGTCAGTGGTGGGATTGATTCGGTAGTTTTGCTGGATTTGATGTCGCGAACGGAAAAAGATTTGGTGGTCGCTCATTTTGACCACGGAATTCGTGAGGATTCGGCGAGCGATGCTAGATTTGTCGAGGCTTTAGCTGATAGATATAAAATACAATTTGTTTGTCGGCGTGAAAAACTGGGGGCTGATGCTAGTGAAGAATTGGCGCGCCAAAGACGGTATGAATTTTTGCGTGGCGTGGCGACGGATTTTGATGGCGTGATAGTGACGGCGCATCATCGAGATGACATTATTGAAACTGTAGCGATGAATCTTAAGCGTGGCTCCAGGTGGCGAGGCTTGGCGGGGATGAGCGATAGCCAAATAGTTAGGCCGATGAATGGTTGGACGAAGCAGAGAATTTATGAATATGCGATTCGTCAGAAATTGGAATGGTGTGAAGATGAGACAAATCAAAGTGACTTATACCAAAGGAATAAATTTAGACGCAAGATAAATCGTGAACTTGATGAATACCAGAGGCTTGGAGTGTACGAGGCGTGGCGAAAACAAAGAGAATTAAGAGGGAAAATTGAGCAGGAAATAGAGAAGTTTGATGGAGAAGTGCTTAGTCGATATTTTTTGACGATGATAGATGATAATGTCGCACAAGAATTGCTATATTATTACGTTTTACGACATTATGATGTATCGTTACTGGGTTCTCAATTAGAGCGTATGCTAATTGCTGTAAAAACTGGAAAAGCTGGCTCGTGCTGGCAAGTTGGCGGCGGTATTGTGATGAAATTGGCGCTAAGAAGTGTTATAATAAAGAGAGTTTGA
- a CDS encoding UDP-N-acetylmuramate--L-alanine ligase, giving the protein MRIYFSGIGGVAIGPLSRIALGVGYGVCGSDKSPSLITNELESAGIPISFDQSGAFLQSEHDKSPFDWFIYTAALPENHPELVLARKLGIKTSKRDELLAQIIADKNLKLIAVAGTHGKTTTTSLLVWTMEQLQIPVSYSVGSTLSFGPSGTFDKNSQFFVYECDEFDRNFLHFSPEISLITSVDYDHPDTYPTKESYLDAFREFGEKSKKVIAWQENSAIFDEKNLTILHDSNKNITLPGEHNRKNATLVIEALKNIGVDAEKSEIYQAINSFPGSGRRFEKLAENLYSDYGHHPVEIQATLQMAKELSNDVVLVYQPHQNVRQHEIIDQYTDDIFHDANEIYWLATYLTRENPDLPTLTPQQLAKNIDKEKIHFAELDDSLWQEITAARNSGKLVLCMGAGTIDGWIREQLFKN; this is encoded by the coding sequence ATGCGAATTTATTTTTCAGGAATTGGCGGCGTTGCCATCGGACCGCTGAGCAGAATTGCCTTAGGGGTCGGGTATGGTGTTTGCGGCTCCGACAAATCACCAAGTCTTATCACAAACGAATTAGAGTCAGCCGGAATTCCTATTTCTTTTGACCAATCTGGCGCGTTCTTGCAATCAGAGCACGATAAATCACCATTTGATTGGTTTATTTACACCGCTGCTTTACCAGAAAATCACCCAGAATTAGTCTTGGCGCGAAAACTAGGCATAAAAACCAGCAAGCGCGACGAATTGCTGGCGCAAATAATCGCCGATAAAAACCTGAAACTTATCGCGGTCGCTGGTACCCACGGGAAAACCACAACAACAAGTCTACTAGTCTGGACAATGGAGCAATTGCAAATTCCTGTCAGTTATTCTGTAGGTTCGACTTTAAGCTTCGGACCAAGTGGAACGTTTGATAAAAATAGCCAATTTTTCGTATACGAGTGTGATGAATTTGATCGCAACTTTTTGCATTTTTCTCCAGAAATTAGCCTCATCACATCTGTTGATTACGACCATCCAGACACATATCCAACAAAAGAATCTTACTTAGACGCCTTCCGTGAATTCGGCGAAAAATCTAAAAAAGTTATCGCGTGGCAAGAAAATTCCGCCATATTTGATGAAAAAAATCTAACAATCTTGCATGATTCTAACAAAAACATTACTCTGCCTGGCGAACACAACAGAAAAAACGCTACTTTGGTGATAGAAGCTTTGAAGAATATCGGGGTAGACGCGGAGAAGTCAGAAATATACCAAGCAATAAACTCCTTCCCCGGCTCAGGACGACGTTTTGAAAAGCTCGCCGAAAATCTATACTCTGACTATGGACATCACCCGGTTGAAATTCAAGCGACACTACAGATGGCTAAGGAGTTGTCAAACGATGTAGTCCTAGTTTATCAGCCACACCAAAATGTTCGCCAGCACGAGATAATTGATCAATACACTGATGATATTTTCCATGATGCCAATGAAATTTACTGGCTGGCGACTTACTTAACTAGGGAAAATCCAGATTTGCCAACTTTAACGCCGCAACAACTTGCCAAAAATATCGACAAAGAAAAAATTCATTTCGCTGAATTAGATGACAGTTTATGGCAAGAAATAACCGCGGCAAGGAACTCTGGAAAGCTCGTCCTGTGTATGGGCGCCGGTACAATCGACGGGTGGATTCGCGAACAATTATTCAAAAACTAG